GTGAGCCAGGCCAGGGTCAGGGGGACGACGATCAGGATGGCGAAGGCTTCCAGGAACGGGGCGGGTTCCACGACGTCGGCCAGGCCTGAGCCCATGAACAGCAGCAGGTAGAGGGGGAGCAGGGCCATCTGCGCGATCAGGAGCAGCGGGGTCGCGGCGAGGAGGCGGCGGCTGTCGCCGCCGGCCAGGCCGCTGAAGACGATCACGTAGTCGACGCAGGGGGTCAGGAGGACCAGGAGCACGCCTAGCCGTACGGCCTGGTCTTGCGGGAGGAACGTGAACATCGCGGCCACCGCCAAGGGGACCACGAGGAAGTTGACCGTGAGCGCGGCGGCGAGGAAGCGGCCTGAGCGTAGGGAACGGAGCAGTTCCGCGGCCGGTACCTGGAGGAAGGTCACGTATAGCAGTGCGGCGAGTACCGGGTTGATGGCGTGTTCCAGGATCGGTCCCGCCGCGGGGGAGGCCCAGCCGATCAGCGCACCGGCCGCCAGCGCGCCGAGGTAGACGGCGACCTGGTGGCGTTCCATGGCGGCGACCAGGCCGGGTGGCTGCGGCAACCTACGTGCTCCTTACGGGGTGGTGATGGACGTGGCCGGTGGCAGCGCGAGGTTGATCGCGGCGGTGACGGCGGTGACTTCCACCGGTCGGGGTATCCGCGTCGTGCTCACGCTGTGACCGTAGTCCCACTGGCGGATGTGACGGTCAAGGCCTCTCCAGCCGATGCGAGCGTGGTGCCGCGCCGGCGGCTGGGAATCGGCCGGCGACGGCTCGGTTCCATGTCAGTGGTTGCATCCGGTACCTGGGTACAGGCTTACCGTCGGGACATGACACAAGACGTTGTCCTTGACCAGGGATGGGTGCCCCCGGCGTGCACCTTGCCGAGCGCGGAGCGGCCGCTGCGGGTGGGTGAGTTCGACTCGTTCTTCGCTGAGGCTGTGCGGGACGTGCGGCGGGAGGAGCCGGATCGGCTGGTCCTGGAGCTGGCTTCCGGAACGGAGTACGCCGTGCGGGCCGCGGAGTTGGCGGCCAAGGAGAATGGTTGCTGTTCCTTCTTCACCTTCACGCTCACCGTCGGTGGCGGGACGCTGAGGCTGGCGGTCGGGGTTCCGTCACAACAGGTTGAGGTGCTGGACGCGCTCCAGGCACGCGCCGTCGCCGCACAGGCGTCAGAGGATTGAGCGGTGGGTGCCGGTCGGCAGAGGCTCGTTGAAGGAGAACGGTGATGAAGCACGTCCCACACCTACGTAGCGGACAGGTGGCGGAGCGAGCCGGGGTGAACCTTCAGACGTTGCGTTACTACGAGCGGCGGGGGCTGATAGCGGAACCGGCGCGTAGTCCCGGGGGTCATCGTGCGTATCCGCCGGAGACCGTCACCCTGGTGACGGTGATCAAGGCGGCTCAGCGGCTCGGTTTCACGCTGGACGAGGTCGCCGGGCTGATCGACACCGGCCGAAGGCGGCATCGCACCCCGGATCTGCGTGCTCGCGCGCAGGCGAAGATCGCCGAGGTGGACGCACGCATCGCCGACCTGACCACGATCAGATCCGCGCTCACCGCAGTGGTGAACGCCGGCTGCGACAGCCTGACGAACTGCACTTGTCCCGACTGTCCGTTTCCGTTGGCCGGCCTGGCAGAGGGCCGTACCTATGAGGAGAAGTGACCGGTGAGTGCCACTTGCCTGCGGCGGGCTCGGTGACCGATCACGACGCCGGGGACGGCCGGCCGCCGCAGCGTCGCAAGGTCACCGCCGCGCCGCCGTTGCGCGCGTTGTGGGCTGAGAAGTGGCGGTTTTGTGTGATGTGTCGTTGAGCGCTGGTGCACTGTCCCGTGCCTCTTTCACGATTCACTGTCAGTGTTCGGTCAACTACCGATAGTGTTCCGGTCATGCCCACCAGGGAACACCAGATCTGGCTCGAATTCATCAGGGAACGTCCCTCTCTCGCTGCTGACCTGCTGAGATGTGTGCGACCCGACGCCGTCCCGGCCTACCATCGCGCGCGCGTCGAGTCAGGAGATCTGAACGACCACAAACCCACCGAATACCGCGCCGACACCGTGGTGAACCTGATGGCCGGCACTCGGACCGTGCTGTCGGTCATCATCGAGGTCCAGCGCCGTAAGGACCCCGGCAAACCCTGGAGCTGGCCCGCCTACCTCGGCACTTTGCGCGCGCGCCTCCGCTGTCCCGTGGTCCTGCTTGTGATCAGTCCCACCCACACCGTCGCCGACTGGTGCCGCCGTCCGATCCCTCTGGGGCACCCCGGCCTCACCCTCCAACCGCTCGTCCTCGGCCCCGGCGAAGTCCCTATGATCACCGATCCTGGTCAGGCCGAGGCGAACCCCGAACTCGCCGTCCTGTCGGCGCTGACCCACGGTGCCGCTCCCGAAGGCGAGAAGGTTTTTGCGGCCATGCTGGAGGCCGTCGAGCGCATCAAGCCCGTCGAGCGGGCCACCGGTTATATTGACGAAGTAATGGCGTTGCTCCCCGCGACCGCCCGGCTACTCCTGGAGTCGATGATGCAGAACCTAGAGACCCGTGAGTTCAAGAGCGACTTCATGCGCCGCTGCTACGGCGAGGCGATGACGGAAGGCAGGGCTGAAGGCAGGGCTGAAGGCAGGGCTGAAGGCAGGGCTGAAGGCAGGGCTGAAGGTGAGGCGAGGATGCTCATGACCGTGCTGGCCGCTCGTGGGATCGAGGTTCCGGAGGAGGCGAAGGCGCGCATTCTCGCCTGCACCGACCCGGAGCAATTGGAGACCTGGGGTCGGCGCGCCGTCACGGCGGACGCGGTAGGCGACATCTTCGACTGACCGTTCATGCCGGCACGGTTCACCCGGTCTCGAAGATCGTCTTCGCTTTGCCGGGGTTTGACCTGGGATTTCGTAATGTGCCGGCATGGGACGATGGGTCGGTGGCGACGGGTTCGAGGTCGAGGCGATTCGGCTGGACGGGCATACGTTGCTGCGGGTGCGGCAGCATGGATTTCTGGTGGCGTACTGCCGGTCGATCGCCGAGGTGACGCGGTATGTGCCGTTGGAGGAGCTGGTGGAGCTGGTCAGCCTGCCAGTTGGGGAGGCTCGGGTTCGCGGGTGACGGTCTTGGCGGGTTTGTCGTCACGGAGGCCGCGCCAGGAGGGGTGGCGGAGGCGGGACTCGGGGGTCCATTCGGCGTACTGGACCTCGCCTACCAGGACGGGGGCCACCCAGTGCGCGGCTTTGGCCTGGTCGCGGGGGACGGGGGGGTCGAAGGGGGACGTGCGGCGTTCCAGCGGGGCCAGCAGGGTTCCTAGTTCGCGGAGGGTCTCGTCCGTGAAGCCGGTGCCGACGTTGCCTATGTAGGTGAGGCGGCCGGCGTCGTAGACGCCGACCAGGAGGGCTCCCATGGTGGCGGCGCGGCGGCCCTGGCCGGTGGACCAGCCGCCGATGACGACTTCCTGGGTGCGGACGTTCTTGACCTTGATCCAGTCGGGGGTGCGGCGGCCGGGACGGTACGGCGAGCGCAGGCGTTTGGAGACGATGCCTTCGATGCCGAGGCGGCGGCTCAGTTCCAAGGCGTGAGGGCCGTCGTCGCGGAACCACACGGGGACCTGCCAGCGCGCTCCGGGGGTGACGATGTTCTCCAGGAGGCGGCGGCGCTCGGTGTAGGGGAGGCCGACGACGGGGTCGGGGCCGGTGTGCAGGACGTCGAACAGCATGAGGGTCACGGGGACGGTCGCGACCAGGTGGCGGATCCGTTCGCCGTGGCGCTGGTGCATGCGGTGCTGCAGCACCGAGAAGCTCGGCCGGCCGGCTTCGTCGAAGGCGACGATCTCGCCGTCCAGCACGACGTCACGGCCGCCGACGGCGCCGGCGAGCGGGTACAACTCGGGGTAGGCGGCGGTGACGTCCTTGCCGTTGCGGGAGATCAGGCGCAGCGCGCCGCCTTCGACGTAGGCGAGGACCCGGATGCCGTCCCATTTCATCTCATGGCCCCATTCGTCGTCCTGCGCGGACGGCGGCACGGGGCCGAGCTGGGCCAGCATCGGGGTGTACGTGGGAAGTCCCCCCATGAAGGTCTTCCTACCCCGCTCGGAAGATCCGTATGGTCGGTGGTTCCGGCAGGGTTCGTGGTGAGGGGTCCCCTAGGGACGCGACCGGCTCACGGCAGGTCGGCGCAGGCGAGGTCCCCGCCGGGGGGATGTCCGCACTGCCGGGATAATGGCCTTATGAAACTGAGGATCTTCACCGAGCCCCAGCAGGGTGCCTCCTACGAGGACCAGCTCCGCGTGGCCCAGGCCGCCGAGCGCCTGGGGTTCGACGCGTTCTTCCGTTCCGACCACTATCTGCACATGAGCGGCGACGGCCGGCCGGGCCCCACCGACTCGTGGGTGACGCTCGGGGCCCTGGCCCGTGAGACGAGGACCATCCGGCTCGGCACGCTGGTGACGGCGGCGACGTTCCGCCTGCCGGGGCCGCTCGCGATCAGCGTCGCGCAGGTCGACCAGATGAGCGGCGGCCGGGTCGAGTTCGGGTTCGGCACCGGGTGGTTCGACGCCGAGCACAAGGCGTACGGCATCCCGTTCCCGCCGCTCGGTGAGCGTTTCGCGCGGTTCGAGGAGCAACTGGAGATCATCACGGGCCTGTGGACCACCAAGCCGGGGGACGACTACTCCTTCGAGGGGGCCTACTACCGCGTGGTCGACTCCCCGGCGCTGCCGAAGCCCGCGCAGGAGCCGCGTCCGCCGGTCATCATCGGCGGCGGCGGCGCCAAGCGCACCCCGCGGCTGGCGGCGCGGTTCGCCGACGAGTTCAACATGCCGTTCAGCTCACTGGCCGACACCGAGGCGGCGTACGGCCGGGTGCGGGCCGCGTGCGAGGCGGCGGGACGTTCGGCGACCTTGATGTCGGCGGCGCAGGTCGTGTGCGTCGGCGCGGACGAGGCGGAGGTCGAGCGGCGGGCCGCGGCGATCGGACGGCAGAAGGACGAGCTGCGCGAGAACGGCCTGGCGGGGACCCCGGCCGAGGTACTCGACAAGATCGGCACGTTCGGGGAGGCCGGTGCGGAGCGGCTGTACCTGCAGGTGCTGGACCTGTCGGACCTGGATCACCTGGAGCTCATCGCCGCGGAGATCATGCCGCACGTGTGACGGACGCGCGGGGGGACCCCGGGGTGCGGCCGGGATCGTGCCGGGACGGCCTGGCCGTTCACCGGCGCCGGAGCGGTCAGGGACGGCCGGGGACGGGCCGGCGCCTGACGCGGGGGACGGTCAGTGCCCGCGGCCGGGTGGCGGCAGCGGGACGACCTCGCGGCGGTGGTACTCCAGCAGGTCCTCGCCCTGGTCGTACAGGTCGGCCAGCGCCTCGCGGCAGGGGCCGATGACTCGCGGGTCGGTCAGCCGCCGGCCGCCGAGGTGGCGGCCGGCGTGGTCGTACAGCACCTCGTACATGAGGTCGTCGCCGAGGATCAGCAGCTCGGGCAGCAGGCGGTCGGGCTCGTAGTCGCGCACGGCGAAGGCGGGCACCACACGAGCCCGCTCCCCGGCCTCGGCCCGTGCGGCGAGCACGTGTAACTCCCATTGCATGTACGGCGTCAGCGGCGGATCGACCACCCGGATCCGCCGGAACTCGGCGAAGCCCTCGTAGTCCGCCGGGAACGCGCGGCGCATCTCCTCCACCAGCCGCAGGGAACGCTGCCACTCGCCTTCCACCATGGCCACCCAGCTCGGCACGTACGGCTCGTGGAAGTGTTGTGCGCGTTCCAGCTTCCACACCACGCCTCGCGCGCCTTCGTACGCGGCCTGGAACTCCCTGTTGTACGCCTCCCGCGGCAGCGATGTGCCGCTCGCCTGCCGTATCTGCTGGAAGACGTGATGATCGAGGTGGCCGGTCAGTGAGACCACGGCGACTCCTCCTTCGGGTCGGGACGGCGGTGTCCGCCGATGCGCTACCGTCCGATCACGCCACGTGACCGGGGCACAACGAACGCCGCCATGCCCGCGCCAGGTCGCGCCGGGGCATGGCGGCGATACAGAACACGCCGATCATGAAACGCCTGACAAGGCGCGTCAAGACCCAATGTGGCCGTTTTGCCGGCGCACGAACGAGGCCGGGTGGTCCGTCGGGACCACCCGGCCAGGTGACGGCGCCGTCCGCGGGCCGCTTGCGAGGTCAGCGCTCGTGCCGGTGCCGCGGGTGGCGGTGGCGGTGCGTGACGGGGTGCTGATGGTGGCGGTGCGCGAACTTCACAAAGGCGATCACCAGCCAGGCGAGGAACAGCACTTTGACGAGTCCGAACAGCGGCCAGGACCAGCCGGTGACGAGCCCGGTGAGCAGCAGTGCGCCGATCAGGAACAGGGCGACCGGGGGACGGTGACCGTGCCGCCGGTACGGCCGGGGCCGGCGCCGCCACTCGTGGTCCATGCCTGGCCGGCCCGCCAGGTGGTACCCCCATGTCGCGAGGTCGGCGTGCGCGGGGGCCGGCGGCGCCGGTGCGGCGAACGGCCCGTGGGGGAGAGGCGGCGGCGCGAACGGCCCATGGCGGGACGGCGCGGGCCGTCCCCCGTGTGCCTGCGGGGACGGCGCCGTCACCGGCAGGTCGGCCAGCACCTGACGCAGCTCACCGGCCGTGCGTGCCGCCAGCGTGGCGCCGAGCCGCTCGTCGAGTTCGTCGTGGGTGAGACGGCCCTGCGCGAAGTGCTCGCGCAGAGCGGTCATCACCGCGTCGCGCTCGGCGTCGCCGACGCGCAGCCCGTCGTCCCGCGAGGTCATGGACGTCACTCCTCGGTGGTGTCGCCGTCGCCGTCCGCCAGGATCTGGTACAGCTTGCGGCGGGTGTCGGCGAGTGTCTGCTTGGCCTGCCTGATCTGGCCGTCACTTCCGGTCTGCGCGATCTGGAACAGCGCCGCGGCGGCCTGGCGTGACAGGTCGAACAGCTCGAAGACGCCTTCGTCGACGTTCGGCGTCATGTCCTCCCACGGCGAGCGCACCTCGTCGGGGTGCTCGGTGACGTAGGCGCGACCGGCCTCGGTGAGCTGGAACGTCTTGCGGCCGTCGGTCTCGTCGGCGCGGACCAGTCCCTCGTCGGTGAGCTGCTGGAGCGCCGGGTACACCGCGCCGGGGCTCGGCTTCCAGCCCCCCTGGCTGCGCTCGGCGATCTCCTGGATGATCTGGTAGCCGTTTCGGGGCTCCTCTTCGAGCAGCGCCAGGATCGCCGCGCGGACGTCCCCCCGCTTGGCCTTGCGCGGCCCGCCGCGGCCGAACGGCCCCCGTGGCCCGAACCCTCCGAAGCCCCGGCCGAACTCACGGCCGAAGTCCCACGGGAACGGCGGACGCGGCCCACGTCCCCGGTGACGCCGCTCGCGTCCCTCCTCGCCGTGGTCGTGGTGGTGATGCCCGTGGGCCTCGTGCTGATGACCCTCGTGCCACCCGGCCATCGGGCCGAACGCGGCCATGGCGGCCTTCTTGAGCAGTGCGTGGTGGGCCCACGGCGGGCCACCCATCGCGAACGCGTGTGTCATGGATCCCCCTGAAGGATATGCGAGGCGATCGACTGTCGACCACTCTCGATGCTTCAAAGATATATCGCGATGCTACGAAGAACAACCCCTGTGTTCTGATCGATCACCTCGGGCCCGGGACATGCGGAAATACGTGACGCACATCACGTCTGAACGGGAACAGATCCCGGGATCGGGCCGTTGTCTCCATTGGAACGGGATCGTTCTGCTCTGAGAGGGCTGGGGGGTGCTCTTGGAGTAGAACGGTCCCTTCCGCTTTCCGGTGGGTGCCGCGTCCGCTGCCACTGAGCGGGAGCGACACGCCGGGGGTTTACCCATGGTCTTGCTGTGCGTTGCCGGGGTTTTGCCGTAACGTGCGCGAGCGTGATGGTCGAATGATGGGGCATTCGCACGCTCTGACCGGGGCCGGGTTGTGGTTGCTGGCGGCGCCGGCGCTGGCGGTCGTGCCGGAGATCGGCGGACCGGCGGCAGGGCTGGCGCCGGTGGTGTACGGCATGTTGTCGCCGGCGGAGCTGGTGGCGGGGGCCGTCGTCTGCGCGGGGGCGGCCATGCTGCCTGATCTCGACCACCCGCATTCCACGATCGCTCAGACGTTCGGCCCGGCCACGTGGGTGCTCAGCAAGGTCGTCAACTGGCTGAGCGGTGGTCACCGGCACATGACGCACTCGCTGTTCTTCGTGGTCGCGGCGGGGGTCGGTGCGCATCTGCTGGCCGACCACTATCCGATCGGCCGCGACATCATGGTGGTGCTGCTCATCGGGCTGGCGTTGCGGGCCGTCGGGATCGGGGTGCCGCAGCGGACCATCATGTCGGCGATGGTCAACATCGGCCTCACGGCGGGAACGTTCCTTTTCTTCCATTCCCGTGGTGTCGGCTACATGTGGCTGGGGCTGGCGGTCGCCGTGGGGTGCCTGGCGCATGTCGTCGGGGACTGCCTGACCGAGCGGGGCTGCCCGGTGCTGTGGCCGCTCAAGCACAAGTGGCTGCTGCCGTGGAACATGGGGCTGAAGACGGGCCGCAGGTTCGAGGTGAAGATCCTCGGGCCGGTGCTGTCGGTGGTCGTGGTCGGACTGCTCGCGGCGCGCCTGATTCCTGTCATGTGATCGAGGGACGGGACGCGACCTGCGGGGAAGGACCGCGCGCGACCCTGAGGAGCGTGGGATCGCCGCGGGAACCCGCTCATGCCCGGCGGATGATTTGATGTCGAGATATCCGACCCGATATCTTGATATCGAGAGACCTGCCACAGGAACAAGCGGGTTAGGCCATCCTTACTCGCTGCGGCACCCCTCCGGTGCGGCAGGATCTAGGGGCGAGAAACCGGCACAGTGCGACCGATCGTCATAGACGGACGAGAGCGTGATCCAAGGGAGGCGAGTCTCCGTGTCCGCGAACAGCTTCGGCAGCCGTGACACACTCCGCGTCGGTGACGCGGCCTACGAGATCTACCGGCTGGACGCCGTCGAGGGGTCGGCGCGCCTCCCGTACAGCTTGAAGATCCTGCTGGAGAACCTGCTGCGCACCGAGGACGGTGCCAACATCACGGCCGAGCACATCAACGCGCTCGGCGGCTGGGACCCGCAGGCCGCGCCGAGTGTCGAGATCCAGTTCACCCCGGCCCGCGTGATCATGCAGGACTTCACCGGCGTGCCGTGCGTCGTCGACCTCGCCACCATGCGTGAGGCGGTGCGCGACCTCGGGGGAGACCCGGCCAAGATCAACCCGCTGGCCCCGGCCGAGCTGGTCATCGACCACTCGGTCATCGTCGACTACTTCGGCCACCCCGACTCGTTCCGGCGCAACGTCGAGCGTGAGTACGAGCGCAACCGCGAGCGCTACCAGTTCCTGCGCTGGGGCCAGACCGCCTTCGACGAGTTCAAGGTCGTGCCGCCGGGAACCGGCATCGTGCACCAGGTCAACATCGAGCACCTGGCCCGCGTCGTGATGACCCGGCCGGCGGCCGGCGGCACGCTCGCCGCGTACCCCGACACGTGTGTCGGCACCGACTCCCACACCACGATGGAGAACGGCATCGGCGTGCTCGGCTGGGGTGTCGGCGGCATCGAGGCCGAGGCCGCGATGCTCGGCCAGCCGATCTCCATGCTGATCCCGCGCGTCGTCGGCTTCAAGCTGACCGGCGAGCTGCCGGCCGGGGCCACCGCCACCGACCTGGTGCTGACCGTCACCCAGATGCTGCGCAAGCACGGTGTGGTCGGCAAGTTCGTCGAGTTCTACGGCGAAGGCGTCGCGTCGGTGCCGCTCGCCAACCGGGCCACCATCGGCAACATGAGCCCCGAGTTCGGCTCCACCTGCGCCATCTTCCCGATCGACGGCCAGACCATCGACTACCTGCGGCTCACCGGCCGTCCCGAGGAGCAGATCGCTCTGGTGGAGGCGTACGCCAAGGAGCAGGGCCTGTGGCTGGACCCCTCGGGCCCCGAGCCGGTGTTCTCCGAGTACCTGGAGCTGGACCTCGCGACCGTGGTGCCGTCCATCGCGGGCCCGAAGCGACCGCAGGACCGCATCGCGCTGTCGGCCGCCAAGGAGACCTGGCGGCACGACGTGCGCGAGTACGTCCCCGACTTCGCCGGCGACGGCGTCGACGAGGAGATCGACGAGAGCTTCCCCGCCTCCGACCCGCCGTCGTCCAACGCGCGCGCCAACGGCACACGGCCGCACAAGAAGGTCCCGGTCACGCTGGCCGACGGCACGTCGTTCGAGCTGGACCACGGCGTGGTGACGATCGCGGCCATCACCTCGTGCACCAACACCTCCAACCCGTACGTCATGCTCGGCGCGGCGCTGCTCGCCAGGAACGCCGTGGAGAAGGGCCTCACCCGCAAGCCGTGGGTGAAGACCTCCCTGGCCCCCGGCTCGCAGGTCGTGACCGGTTACTTCGAGCGGTCGGGTCTCCAGCCGTACCTCGACAAGATCGGGTTCAACCTGGTCGGGTACGGCTGCACCACCTGCATCGGCAACTCAGGACCGCTGCCGGAGGAGATCTCCGAGGCGGTCCAGGCCAACGACCTCGCGGTGACCGCCGTGCTGTCCGGCAACCGCAACTTCGAGGGCCGCATCAACCCCGACGTGAAGATGAACTACCTGGCCTCGCCGCCGCTGGTGGTCGCCTACGCGCTGGCCGGCACGATGGACATCGACCTTGACACCGAGCCGCTCGGCACCGGGACGGACGGTCAGCCGGTGTTCCTGCGCGACATCTGGCCGGCGCCGGCCGAGGTCGCCGAGTTCGTCGGCTCGTCCATCGACCGCGAGATGTTCACCCGCGACTACGCCGACGTGTTCAAGGGTGACGACACGTGGCGTTCGCTGCCGATCCCGACCGGCGACACCTTCGAGTGGGACCCGGCCTCGACGTACGCGCGCAAGGCGCCGTACTTCGACGGCATGCCGGAGAAGCCCGAGCCGGTGACCGACATCGCCGGGGCCCGCGTGCTGGTCAAGGTGGGGGACTCGGTGACCACCGACCACATCTCGCCGGCCGGCTCCATCAAGCCCGGCACCCCGGCCGCCGAGTACCTGCGGTCCAACGGCGTCGAGGTGCGCGACTTCAACTCCTACGGCTCGCGGCGCGGCAACCACGAGGTCATGATCCGCGGCACGTTCGCCAACATCCGCCTGCGCAACCAGATCGCGCCGGGAACCGAAGGCGGCTACACGCGCGACTTCACCAAGGACGGCGGCCCGGTGTCGTTCATCTACGACGCCTCGGTGAGCTACCAGGCCGCCGGCACCCCGCTGGTGGTCCTCGCCGGCAAGGAGTACGGCTCGGGTTCCTCCCGGGACTGGGCCGCCAAGGGGACGGCGCTGCTCGGGGTGCGCGCCGTCATCGCCGAGTCCTACGAGCGCATCCACCGCTCCAACCTGATCGGCATGGGGGTCCTGCCGCTGCAGTTCCCCGACGGCGAGTCGGCGGCGTCGCTCGGCCTCACCGGCGAGGAGGTCTTCGACATCACCGGTGTCGAGGAGCTCAACTCCGGCACCACCCCGGCCACGGTGACCGTCCGCGCCGGCGACGTCGAGTTCCAGGCACTCGTCCGCATCGACACCCCGGGTGAGGCCGACTACTACCGTCACGGCGGCATCATGCAGTACGTGCTGCGCTCGCTGCTGGCGCGCGCCTGACCTGCGAGGGCCGCGCCGGTTCACCCGGCGCGGCCCTCCGCCGAGTGCCGGCGTGGAAACCTGTTGCGGGTGGCGGGGGCCGGGGCCCTACGGTTGTGGTCCATGGCCGGTGAGTGGTTTGTGTGGGTTATAGCAGGTTTTGCGGTTTTTGTGGGTGCGGTGGTGCAGGGAGGGGTGGGGTTCGGGCTCGGGCTCATGGCGGTGCCGGTGATCACGGTGCTCGATCCGTCGGTGATGCCGGGGGCGGTGCAGATCGTCAACATGAGCCTGCCGGTGTTCACGCTGGCCGCCGAGTGGCGGGGGGTGGACTGGCGGGGGCTCGGGTTCGCGCTGCTCGGCAGGCTGCCGGGGAGCGTGGTCGGCGCGGTGATCGTCACGCAGGTCAGCACGC
The window above is part of the Sphaerisporangium rubeum genome. Proteins encoded here:
- a CDS encoding arsenic resistance protein, whose product is MPQPPGLVAAMERHQVAVYLGALAAGALIGWASPAAGPILEHAINPVLAALLYVTFLQVPAAELLRSLRSGRFLAAALTVNFLVVPLAVAAMFTFLPQDQAVRLGVLLVLLTPCVDYVIVFSGLAGGDSRRLLAATPLLLIAQMALLPLYLLLFMGSGLADVVEPAPFLEAFAILIVVPLTLAWLTQAWATHRPSGEKTANAMGTTMVPLMAATLLTVVASQIPKLGGNLTDVARVIPFYVFFLIVMPLAALALSRLFRLDPPSGRALIFTGATRNSLVVLPLALSLPDHLAIAPLVVVTQTLIEVLGMVLYVRLIPRVIPTL
- a CDS encoding MerR family transcriptional regulator — encoded protein: MKHVPHLRSGQVAERAGVNLQTLRYYERRGLIAEPARSPGGHRAYPPETVTLVTVIKAAQRLGFTLDEVAGLIDTGRRRHRTPDLRARAQAKIAEVDARIADLTTIRSALTAVVNAGCDSLTNCTCPDCPFPLAGLAEGRTYEEK
- a CDS encoding transposase: MGRWVGGDGFEVEAIRLDGHTLLRVRQHGFLVAYCRSIAEVTRYVPLEELVELVSLPVGEARVRG
- the ligD gene encoding non-homologous end-joining DNA ligase yields the protein MGGLPTYTPMLAQLGPVPPSAQDDEWGHEMKWDGIRVLAYVEGGALRLISRNGKDVTAAYPELYPLAGAVGGRDVVLDGEIVAFDEAGRPSFSVLQHRMHQRHGERIRHLVATVPVTLMLFDVLHTGPDPVVGLPYTERRRLLENIVTPGARWQVPVWFRDDGPHALELSRRLGIEGIVSKRLRSPYRPGRRTPDWIKVKNVRTQEVVIGGWSTGQGRRAATMGALLVGVYDAGRLTYIGNVGTGFTDETLRELGTLLAPLERRTSPFDPPVPRDQAKAAHWVAPVLVGEVQYAEWTPESRLRHPSWRGLRDDKPAKTVTREPEPPQLAG
- a CDS encoding LLM class F420-dependent oxidoreductase, yielding MKLRIFTEPQQGASYEDQLRVAQAAERLGFDAFFRSDHYLHMSGDGRPGPTDSWVTLGALARETRTIRLGTLVTAATFRLPGPLAISVAQVDQMSGGRVEFGFGTGWFDAEHKAYGIPFPPLGERFARFEEQLEIITGLWTTKPGDDYSFEGAYYRVVDSPALPKPAQEPRPPVIIGGGGAKRTPRLAARFADEFNMPFSSLADTEAAYGRVRAACEAAGRSATLMSAAQVVCVGADEAEVERRAAAIGRQKDELRENGLAGTPAEVLDKIGTFGEAGAERLYLQVLDLSDLDHLELIAAEIMPHV
- a CDS encoding DUF6879 family protein, producing the protein MVSLTGHLDHHVFQQIRQASGTSLPREAYNREFQAAYEGARGVVWKLERAQHFHEPYVPSWVAMVEGEWQRSLRLVEEMRRAFPADYEGFAEFRRIRVVDPPLTPYMQWELHVLAARAEAGERARVVPAFAVRDYEPDRLLPELLILGDDLMYEVLYDHAGRHLGGRRLTDPRVIGPCREALADLYDQGEDLLEYHRREVVPLPPPGRGH
- a CDS encoding DUF1707 SHOCT-like domain-containing protein yields the protein MTSRDDGLRVGDAERDAVMTALREHFAQGRLTHDELDERLGATLAARTAGELRQVLADLPVTAPSPQAHGGRPAPSRHGPFAPPPLPHGPFAAPAPPAPAHADLATWGYHLAGRPGMDHEWRRRPRPYRRHGHRPPVALFLIGALLLTGLVTGWSWPLFGLVKVLFLAWLVIAFVKFAHRHHQHPVTHRHRHPRHRHER
- a CDS encoding PadR family transcriptional regulator — its product is MTHAFAMGGPPWAHHALLKKAAMAAFGPMAGWHEGHQHEAHGHHHHDHGEEGRERRHRGRGPRPPFPWDFGREFGRGFGGFGPRGPFGRGGPRKAKRGDVRAAILALLEEEPRNGYQIIQEIAERSQGGWKPSPGAVYPALQQLTDEGLVRADETDGRKTFQLTEAGRAYVTEHPDEVRSPWEDMTPNVDEGVFELFDLSRQAAAALFQIAQTGSDGQIRQAKQTLADTRRKLYQILADGDGDTTEE
- a CDS encoding metal-dependent hydrolase, yielding MGHSHALTGAGLWLLAAPALAVVPEIGGPAAGLAPVVYGMLSPAELVAGAVVCAGAAMLPDLDHPHSTIAQTFGPATWVLSKVVNWLSGGHRHMTHSLFFVVAAGVGAHLLADHYPIGRDIMVVLLIGLALRAVGIGVPQRTIMSAMVNIGLTAGTFLFFHSRGVGYMWLGLAVAVGCLAHVVGDCLTERGCPVLWPLKHKWLLPWNMGLKTGRRFEVKILGPVLSVVVVGLLAARLIPVM
- the acnA gene encoding aconitate hydratase AcnA; the protein is MSANSFGSRDTLRVGDAAYEIYRLDAVEGSARLPYSLKILLENLLRTEDGANITAEHINALGGWDPQAAPSVEIQFTPARVIMQDFTGVPCVVDLATMREAVRDLGGDPAKINPLAPAELVIDHSVIVDYFGHPDSFRRNVEREYERNRERYQFLRWGQTAFDEFKVVPPGTGIVHQVNIEHLARVVMTRPAAGGTLAAYPDTCVGTDSHTTMENGIGVLGWGVGGIEAEAAMLGQPISMLIPRVVGFKLTGELPAGATATDLVLTVTQMLRKHGVVGKFVEFYGEGVASVPLANRATIGNMSPEFGSTCAIFPIDGQTIDYLRLTGRPEEQIALVEAYAKEQGLWLDPSGPEPVFSEYLELDLATVVPSIAGPKRPQDRIALSAAKETWRHDVREYVPDFAGDGVDEEIDESFPASDPPSSNARANGTRPHKKVPVTLADGTSFELDHGVVTIAAITSCTNTSNPYVMLGAALLARNAVEKGLTRKPWVKTSLAPGSQVVTGYFERSGLQPYLDKIGFNLVGYGCTTCIGNSGPLPEEISEAVQANDLAVTAVLSGNRNFEGRINPDVKMNYLASPPLVVAYALAGTMDIDLDTEPLGTGTDGQPVFLRDIWPAPAEVAEFVGSSIDREMFTRDYADVFKGDDTWRSLPIPTGDTFEWDPASTYARKAPYFDGMPEKPEPVTDIAGARVLVKVGDSVTTDHISPAGSIKPGTPAAEYLRSNGVEVRDFNSYGSRRGNHEVMIRGTFANIRLRNQIAPGTEGGYTRDFTKDGGPVSFIYDASVSYQAAGTPLVVLAGKEYGSGSSRDWAAKGTALLGVRAVIAESYERIHRSNLIGMGVLPLQFPDGESAASLGLTGEEVFDITGVEELNSGTTPATVTVRAGDVEFQALVRIDTPGEADYYRHGGIMQYVLRSLLARA